A region of the Gigantopelta aegis isolate Gae_Host chromosome 11, Gae_host_genome, whole genome shotgun sequence genome:
CTGGGTCTTCCATTCTTCTCCCTctgaattttattaactttattcAGAACAACTCCATGTTATAAATATTGTGTTTGCAGTTCacatgggtgggtttttttagcaAGTGTTcgtgtattgtgtatatattattctgTTCTACTCTGACATTTACTGcctaaataatgttttatagatTTTTATGTGGATTATAGATATATAGCTTCAGAATTCAACTCTCTACctaaataatgtttacatgcttaaatattttacagattTTTATGTGGATTGTATAGATATATAGTTTCATAATTTAACTCAGGAAAATGGTCGTCatgttttttattgtatttaatggCATTTGACAGTATCATATTTTGGTTACAaagtatgtacacatttaatttttaattacattatatcaaaatGGCAACAATATTCGAAGGTTTTCTTCATTATTAataggtttgtttaaaatgaaaaacatttgggGGTTTTCATTCTTAATGTTCATTAAATAACATGTCAAAAGAtttcatgtattaaaaaaaaaaaaactggaagggaagtaactctgctaACTGTTCAGATCTGTTCAGAAAGCAATGTTTGATGAgctcattaattttttttttaaattaatttatcctGGCAATGGTAATCctacaaaatataacaatgttAGAGAATTGTATTTACTTAGTTTTCAAATTAGCATTTTGGAAAATGTTCAATGAACTATACATATCCATCGTTAATTTGGCTAAGAGCAGCTTCCTATTATGCTTGAATTTTAGAATGGAATTTATTGTTGGTTATCTAAATTATTGACAAGTAACACAAGACCAACTGTAAACTTTGGAACGGTtgcacattgtttttattttatattggggtATGTTTTTTGTAATGTACGTGTATTATCATTATGACATCTCCTAAATGTAGAACTTCCATCTGTATGGTTTATTGTGGAAACGATTAACCATAATGTGAGATTACGGGTATAGTCCACATGATATAACGCACAAAGCCGtattcagggttttttgttttattatattcataCGCACAAACGATAATCAGGTTTATAggttttattatgtatgttagtTGACTCAAATGTATTGTCATATATAGATGTTTCATGCATCTTGTTTTGACACACTAGCACACAAAGAATTTATTACATTGATGTTTGGGCATTATTTGCCGTTTTGCTGTGGTGGTTGTGACATGAAACCTTTTTGGGGGGTTAGTGGGTAAGAGGATTGTGTTCCAATGTTTAAAGGTAATGTATTTAGATGGATATAATTTGTGTTATATTCAGACAACTTTTGGtatggatttttaaaacaagttttgtgtgaaaataaaattcatttgtaaacatttgtgatttgttatcattttaatacTTCATGAAAGaaacttttctctttttttaagtCTGAGGTGTTGGAAGATCATGATGCCATCAACTGGtgtaatggaaggaaatgttttatttaacgacacactcgacacattttatttacggatatatggcgtcagacatatggtcaaggaccacacagatattgagggaggaaacccgcggtcaccacttcatgggctactctcttttgattagcagcaagggatcttttatatgcaccatcccacagacagaatagtacataccacagcctttgatatgccagttgtggtgcactggctggagcgacacATAcgaatcgaaaagagtagcagcgagggatcttttatatgcacaatcccatacaggatagcacataccatggcctttgatgtaccagttgtgcgCTGGCTGGAGCAACAGAcgaatcaaaaagagtagcagcaaatgatcttttatatgcacaatcccatacaggatagcacataccacggcctttgatgtaccagtcgtggtgcgctggctggtcAACTGGTGTAGGTAACGGTATCGTGGCCATCCCAGCCGGTGTTGAGGGATAGCATCCCCTTTCTCAATTTTCACCAAGAGCAAAACAAAAGTTATATGGACTTGTGCACCGTGTGTGCCTACTCCATCCCTTTCTGGGGACTATTTCTTAAATGTCCGTGAAAGTGAGGGGATCACTCTTATGGCCTGTGGGAATGAAATATACTGGTCAGGATCTGTATGAAGATGTCCAGGGACGTGCTCTCCTTGCCGAAGTACGACATTCTCAACATTCTGAGTACAGGCAGATATTTTACTCTAACCTGCCCCCTCCACCggactcggtggcgtcgtggttagggcatcggtctacaggctggtaggtactgggttcggatcccagtcgacgaatgggatttttaatccagataccgactccaaaccctgagcgagtgctccgcaaggctcaatgagtaggtgcgaaccacttgcaccgaccagtgatctataactggttcaaccaaaggacatggtttgtgctctcctgcctgtgggaagcacaaataaaattgtggcgacagcgggttttctatataaaaaaaaaaaaagtgtcagaataaccatatgtttgacgtccaatagccgatgatgagataaaaaaatcaatgtgctcctagtggcatcgttaaataaaacaaacttactttttTTGCCCCCTCCATCCATTCTATCGAACCCGCTCCTGCCTTCCGCTGTTCCCAGTGAGTACAACAAAACGAAGGCACATTGTAACTTTGTTTATTAACTGTTTTCATATTAAAAGGTATATTCCCGACTTTGCTGCCCAATTTCTTAACCAGAAATTGTCCCATAGGtcgggtatgtccctttaaaatacaatacatcACATCACAAAATCTGAACAGAATTGCGATCAGCAAGGTCGACTTAACTCTTTTAACTCTTTATTAGTTTCACACACTATTATCACAGCGGTCTTGGCAAAGTCACACGTGtatgaaagtacatgtacttctacCATCAGTACAGGTTTgtcaaaaccaaaaaaaaaacaccaaaaaaaaaccccatgctATTCTAGAAATGACCACACCAGACTTTTTGTCCGAAACTAATCGAAGGATAcgtaatgaaaataaaacgcACAATAACTACCCTGAATTTGCTGCCACTCTTAAGATGTCGACTAATGAGTGTCCTTTTCGATTTACTACTCACAAAAATATAAACGTTCTgaaaattattacaatgctaAGAACATAAGCTCACAGAATTTAGACATAGAAACTGGaaagtataaaaattcaaagtGAAGAAAGATATTGCCCCTTTTGTCCAAAATATGGTCGAGACAGAAATGCACTTTTTACTACATTGTAACACAAtccatgattattatttttttaaacttaataattaataaccatACTAAAAAGATTGCCATCCATGATGTTTACTAATGCTAGATCCTTTAAATATACACGATTGCACTTAGGTAAGTTTATACTTACGGCTCAAATAGTCAGACAAAATAGAATACATACTTAATTTGACATTTGTCAGTtcaattttatattcacttttaacattaatgttaattaacTGGATATGTATTCATGTATGTGCATTGCAGTGTAAGTGTGTAGAACACGCTGTGAAAAGATCGGCAATCCAAATAAACGTATTcgtaatcttttttttatttttatttactttactttttttttttttttttttttatacggaTTCCAGTTTGGGCAACATACAAAGAGtgggacgatcagaaacacactaaatatatacagtcaaatagTATTCTAAATATAAATCTGTTTtcagtatgtaattttagtcgaaCGTTAGAAAATTACATTAGTCAGATACATCTTAGGATGGCGGCAAAGTCAGGACAGACTCTATGAAACAGAAGTTGTTCTAGATACAACCACACTGGGGTAAGACTGTCAACTGGATAGGGGTACCAGGGGCGGCGCAGACGATACGACCACGGCCGTACCACTTTTCAGAGAGGTACGGCATAGCAtaatctgattgaaatcagctcTGTTGGGTCAGGTAatagttattaaccagtggagttaattttaatcagattgggcaTGGCAGAACGACCTTTTTTCTCTTTGGTGGATTATATTTGTTGCaggccttctagattatggaaaaaagaaagaagtgttttatttaacgacgcacccaacacattttatttacggttatatggcgtcagacatatggttaaggaccacacagatttttttagaggaaacccgctgtcgccacataggctactcttttacgacaggcagcaagggatcttttatttgcacttcccacaggcaggatagcacaaaccatggcctttgttgaaccagttatggatcactggtcggtgcaagtggtttacacctacccattgagccttgcggagcactcactcagggtttggagtcggtatctggattaaaaattccatgcctcgactgggatccgaacccagtacctaccagcctgtagaccgatggcctgccacgacgccaacgaggccggtctctagattatggtatcccccactcccatggctagtgatattcaatgttgggctagtaaataactaccattgccatgcccgatggctagtgaatttgttttgttcaaatgttgcatttaagcctattttgtaaatgtgaatatcctgcccaTTCTTCCCCTCAAATCTAAGGGTTTTCAAGCTCTGTCACTTTCTTCAGATGACATCGaattattcctattagtaaaattgtatttattgaaaatagagctagtgcatttttaatatggttagtaattattttaaatcactgttcccatggttagtggatttttataacaattctagaagacATGTTTCTGggatctgtgaaaatgtccttcacaggtgaatttgaaaggagagtctggcaacctcgagccgtaccactattacACTGTCCCTGTCCCTACgagcccgaattaaacgaaaatgtccttcacgggtgaatttgaaagaagagtctggcaacctcgagccgtaccactattacACTGTCCTGTCCCTacgagcttccatttttgtagggtaCAGGccgatttttgcctgaattaaacgaaaatgtccgattctggataacatcatttattcatattagcattacgcCAAATGGGGTATAATCACTACGCATTAATAtggattaaaactaataatttttgtggatagaatgatagaaatacataatgaaaagaaagaaagaaagaaagaaatgttttatttaacgacgcactcaaaacattttatttacggttatatggcctcagacatatggttaaggaccacacagattttgagaggaaacccgctgtcgccactacatgggctactctttccgattagcagcaaggggatcttttatttgcgcttcccacaggcaggatagcacaaaccatggcctttgttgaaccagttatggatcactggtcggtgcaagtggtttacacctacccattgagccttgctgagcactcactcagggtttggagtcggtatctggattaaaaatcccatgcctcgactgggatccgaacccagtacctaccagcctatagaccgatggtctaaccacgacgccggtacaTAATGAAAAGGTTCCAGACAaactcattttgcccgaatatttgTCTTTGTCGCaggaatttgaggatttgctccagccctATGATGACAGTTGCCCCcctcacaccccaccccacccccttttaGTTCCATATGCTTATTCTCAAATGAGTCGTCAAacagatatggtggaaaacaaaGATACTCGTTCGACACCTCGGCATATTTTTAACTATGGCTGTTCGGTATCTAATATGGTTATTTGGtcgaatgagagaaaaagaggaaACTCACTTCCGTCACAACGGCTAGTGTTGGGAACTATTTAGTTACAGTTATCCGCGAAAGTCGAATACAGATTACAATCGAATACAGATTACAATCGATCATCGAGATCCTATTTTGAGAGACACCGTGTGACAGTTTTGATATCACACGACGATCTCCCACGTATGTGTGATATCTTTTCCACCGTGATGATCCAGACGTCAAAGGCACACCATCCATTGAAGAtccaatgaaattaacacaatCGAAAGTGATTGCTCTGTAATAtaagatatatacatatgtatattgctacacaaatatttttagaGCCCTGATTGATACAGATGCGAAGACGTTTTTTAACTAAATCAAATCGTGTATGTTTAAGCTAATGCATAGACCTCGTACATTGTCGCTTCTAGCAGCGCAATAAATACTATAttaataacaagcattctgaaagtactgcttAAGCAATACACGTCCCCTAGCGTCCCCCAACACATGTTCACATCTCTTTAAGTTCAAGGGttataactctgtgaaaaatgagtAATTCGCCATGAAAGTCTGACTTGATCTACAATGATAACagtaaatgataaagctatacacaatgTTTCAGATCAATACCTTGAGGTATTGCGAAAACACAACATGGTAAAACACATTTCCGTATcccctaaattcaagggccataactctgcgaaagtcaaacatgatatgtaacagtacatgttaaaGCTATACATACAATTTCAGCTTACCATATCGGGGCATTGTGAAAATACTATTGAAAACAAGTTTTCGTATCTCctacgttcaagggccataactctgtcaaaatagGTGAATCGCCATTCAAGTTAAACCTGATCTGTGacagtacattataaagctatacaaaataaaaatattgaggAATTGTGGAAAAAAATGTCCGGAAAACAGATATGacggagacgaaacctatagtatCCTCCGGTTGGACTAATAAGCTTTACttcattaatatataacatattatattgtaagaatatcccaggacagcgtacacGAGCCTTCGGTTTGGGCACGTGTTGTAGCCAAAGTTGTGCAACACTAGCACTtagaacattattttttattaacagtcgtttaccccaaaacaaaataaaaaccgCCAAGTTTTAAAGgtgaaataaaaagtaaatgtattattttctgaatATCGCGAAAGGTGGAGGCGGGCCACCCATAACATATACGCCTATAGATATCCCTAGGTAGATTAAACTGGAAAATAActctgcctcccccccccccccccccccccccccctccattttCCTCTACAGCTAAGGATCATTCTCATTCATTCAGTCTTTCTTTCTCACGCCGCACATTTACACGCACATCACGTACCAGAGAACAATAATTTTGTTCGCGTAAATCTAATTGTACGTCAAGGTTTCGTTCGCGCAAAAAAAATTAGGATATGTAATGGGTTTTGTAAAGTGAAATAGGTTACCTAAAACCAACAAAAATGTTGCGTAACCCGAGAATAcccattttcaattctcagaggcctacGCGTGCACACAAAACACacgtgcacgcacacacacaaggaAAGCTAGCGAAATGCGTATTCGGCAAATTTTATTCACTTTGGTCCGTGGTACTAATCATTTTGTTAGCTTTAAACCACTATTTAAATCACGAGTCTTAAAAACACGCCACAAAGTCGGCCCCTTGCAAAGAGAGAAAGtatatgtgttttgttgtttttttatttaccacatttaaagaaaacaaaatgcagaaaatattaactgaaccttaattaatataaactatGTATGCACAGCCAGAAAGATGTAGCAGAAACATCAGgcatataaataataacaattaatgtCTATCTGAGGTTATTGCTAGCGAGTAGGggaattttgtttgaaaatatgaTACCAAAAACCCAAAGCTTAAATGTTCATtgtacagttattattattattattattatttattattatatatatatatatttttttttttgggggggaaagGGGTATTATTCCGCTGCTAAATTTGAACGTCGTAGTTAATGACAGCTCACGGATAATGGTTTTGACGAATTACACATTTTCACAGAGAGGCACTGAACATTTCACACATTCTGTAACGATAATCCAATATATCTTACAATTAATCAGCACATCGGATAATCTTCAGTGGTGGGTTTGCGTCTCTTGCCTCACCCACCTTTAATTCtgccccaccaccaccccaatcCCCGCTTCCGATTCATATGAATTAAAACTCAAAATTGGCCACATTTCGTATGTCTGGAAGTTTATCGAGACTGTTAAAACTCATAGAGGCGGACCCAGCGGCGGAACCAGGAGTTGGTCCATGTCTCTTTTCCCCCAAGTTTTcccctagatccgcccctgACCCTGGACACCAATCGTTCAGATTCAAAACAATGAATATCTTAAATCAAACATCACGGTCTTCTTCTTGTAAGACCGGATATTATGAATCAAACATCAAGATTTTCTTgggttgtttgcttgtttttttcACCCCTAAGTCTGGATAATTTCAAAACTTGTCGCACGTGCGTTTCGAAAACCTGCTGGTCTTCTTCCACCAAGACTGGATATCATATATTAAACATCAAGATCTTGGTCTGCTTTTGGTGTGGTTTCCCCTGTTGCAGAGCCATCTTCGAAATGGGACTTCACGTGCGTTTCGAAATCCTGCTGGTCTTCTTCCCCTAAGACGTGATGTCTTAAATCAAACATCAAGTTTCTTGGGGAGGGTGCGTTTTTTTGTCCCGCCACCCACCCTTAAGTCTGGATAACTTCAAAACCGGTCGCAGATCCATCTTCGAAATGGGTCTGCACGTGCGTTTCGAACTCCTGCTGCGGCACGCTCTCCGGGAACAAGGCGCTGCACATGGGACAGATCCTGTCCTTGCTGCCGCTGgacgtcgtcgtcgtcgtcgtttgCTCGGCGTGTAGCGTCTCCGGCGCGTCCGAATCGTCGAAGCACTCGAAGACGTGTGTCTGAAACTCGTCCATCGAGTAGTGGTTGAAGTCGACGGAACACACGGGACACACGTGCGACGAGTTGTTCCTCTCACAGGTCGCGTCCCGGTCCTTCTCGTCGTCTTCCATTCGAGAGGGGCCTCCCCTCGGTGACATCATTTCCAGGTCGGAAACACGTCTGTTTAACAAATCGTATCCAGAACCAGTTGGCTGCTGTGTCAAATCGTATCCTGAACCGTTTTGCCGCTGTGTCAAATCGTATCCTGAACCAGTTTGTCTCTGTGTCAAATCGTATCCTGAACCAGTTTGTCTCTGTGTCAAATCGTATCCTGAACCATTCTGTCTCTGTAGCAAATCGTATCCTGAACCGTTTTGCCGCTGCAGCATATTTTGCCCCGTCACATTTTGTCGCTTTGGGGAAACGtaacctgcaacatttggttGCTGTGGCAACCCAGGAACAACGTTCTGTCTCACTGGTGTGTTGTCGTATGAACTAACTAAAAAATTTTCCTCCGACAAAAGGTCGGCCGCGAATCCGACCCGACCGTGGGCCTCTAATTGATAAAGGTCCCCCTGACTTCTACTGTGCTCTGTCTGTGGCCTCGGTGAGAGTcgtctgctgctgctgctgctgaacACTTCAGACTGCGTCTCTTCAGGCACGTGCTGTCGTGCTGGTGATGACGACGCCACAAACGGTATCGCTGCTTGCTGGACTACGTGTGCCGTTGGTGGCAAACTGACTTTCAGCAGTGGACTGTCTACCATAATACTGCCGTCCGAAATGGATCTGCCGCCAGCTTGACGCCCAATGTGGAGCTCATCACGGATCATGGCGGCCGGTCTGGTGGCTGGTCGTTTCGAGGGGTTGGTGGCTGCTGGCTCGAATAAGCTGGAAGCCCGAActgaaaatacacaataaaaggACACTAGTACTTACAGTAAACGGTGACCAAATGAAatcatacaatacatacagtttgttttgatcaacgacaccactagagcacattgatttattaatcatcggccactgaatgtcaaacatttggtaagttatacatttagtcttagagaggaaacttgctacatttttccattagtagcaagggatattttatatgcacataccacggctttgatataccaatcgtggtgcactggctggaacgagaaatagcccaatggacccactgacgggcatcgatctcaaaccaactgcgcatcaagccagtgctttaccagtgggctacgtcccactccaaATGAAATCACACAGTCGACGATAGTAACATATGCGTTTAAAACTAGTTTCaatcaatatatacaatatatacaacatatataataaataaagtaaatcagaaaaaaaaagaaaataagctGCTAGTTTCAATCATAATGTCATCATATTTTTGTTATGATAAtgcatgtttcaaacacaacaCTTTTAAAGAGAGGAAATACTTAGATTAGGGAGAGCCATTTCAGATATTACCATAGTGAGCATTggtatttaatccttttgtaatatgttttattattcacatgctaagggaaATGAAAAAATACCATCATTATACTAGTATCAGCTCGTGTCAGTTCACAGGGAGAGTGAAtttt
Encoded here:
- the LOC121385244 gene encoding LOW QUALITY PROTEIN: uncharacterized protein LOC121385244 (The sequence of the model RefSeq protein was modified relative to this genomic sequence to represent the inferred CDS: deleted 1 base in 1 codon) — its product is MELHDDDISILHELESSSNDDVDGYFNVSHSCVPQHILPSTAPRSSTALYALQTAYSDLKNRYNELAVRNHSLARTLRDVKKLHTSGMSSPSNDGDLPPISYNSQGAAAMAEAATSSDQNSDLGAQQGFIRYLQRELLNAQTQLHKFDSVKASYSNNLEKMQTKYKQVVEEDNRKGKEIAILQQRLGELEAENQTLKEQLDDCQRQLHEAEIKISQGPVDAQPRQRNEAGREGEAAGRGVRTHAHGRRDCAVVDAEKDREIDDLQGKVVELETEYKDQVESLSLASIPANEELMQLKKVIRGLKETVHQQNAFLTKFVRASSLFEPAATNPSKRPATRPAAMIRDELHIGRQAGGRSISDGSIMVDSPLLKVSLPPTAHVVQQAAIPFVASSSPARQHVPEETQSEVFSSSSSRRLSPRPQTEHSRSQGDLYQLEAHGRVGFAADLLSEENFLVSSYDNTPVRQNVVPGLPQQPNVAGYVSPKRQNVTGQNMLQRQNGSGYDLLQRQNGSGYDLTQRQTGSGYDLTQRQTGSGYDLTQRQNGSGYDLTQQPTGSGYDLLNRRVSDLEMMSPRGGPSRMEDDEKDRDATCERNNSSHVCPVCSVDFNHYSMDEFQTHVFECFDDSDAPETLHAEQTTTTTTSSGSKDRICPMCSALFPESVPQQEFETHVQTHFEDGSATGFEVIQT